CATTATGAATGAATATCATACtcacatttttttaatatatcacCCACAAAAATGCTTTCAATGAAGCATCTAACAAGCCACCTTTGAAGCTGAATCTAAAATAAGCAAAACATATATCGGaatgaagaaatatttttcAGCTAATCTGATCAAATCCTACCTAAGAATGCATATGACAAATGACAAGgccaaagtaaaaaaaaaaaaaaactccatccCCAAAAAAAGATAAGAAGTCAGCATATTAGAACTATTTATGGTACAGAAATAAGACCAATCAAAAACTCTATGAACCTTCAAGGCAGAAACAATCAGTTGAAGCAACGCTTATAGGGCAATGATTAATATATTTTCACAGAAATAGTAATAAAAATACCAGCATACTTTATGTAATAAGAAAAATGACAATAATTTAATAACATGGTTAAACACATAAGCCCATAACATTACCCAATCATGACATTACAAAAACACTCAATATGCTAACAGCACTCAGTATCTTGTTAGTAGTACCTGACCCTGAATTACATAGTTAGCTAGTAGGAAATAATTAAGATGAGGCAGTCAAAGAAGTAGGTTATGATGTATATAAACAACAAGAGGGAGTGAGAGGAAGATTAGCAAGTCAATTTGTGAGGGAAATAGAACCTTTGGAAGGGAGGCATGCAGACCCTTGAAGATCAGCAGAATTGTAGCTATAATTGGGAAATTGGTCGCTAGTATTAGAAAGTGTAGCGAGTCGCTACACTTTCTAATAAAATACAAGTGTCCTATCATATACCTCCTAAGAAACAGTAAATGTATATTGTCTGCATATTGGTTAATTCTCAGAAGCCTGTTTAACCCTTAATGCTTGCCATTGTTTGGGAAAAATTGGGGAGAGGAAGCAAATGAAGAAGTTGGTAATAACTTTCTCATTTGTTGTTTCGATTTCAAATAAATAAGAGGAATGAAAGTGAAGATTTATACTTACTCTCCAATAACTGATTTCGGTTTAGAGAGTATTTTAAGAATTACAATGTATAGTTTAGAATACATCACCACATATTCTTAATTTCAGTCTACTTAGACTGATTTTAGTGCAATATGCAACTTAGGATCTCGTTAGTTCCCTAGACATGTAAATGTAACTTACATTAATTTTAATTCAGCCCAAAATCATTCCTTCCATTCTAAATTTAAAATCAGAGAAACCCTATTCTCAACATACTAAAGCTTTTGGTTGTTGATATAAATTCACTACCCAAGCACAGCTTCAATTGTTCATGACAATATATGCATCCTAGGAATGCTTTTGAACTATTTCAAGCCGCACATCGATTTTCAATCCTCCGAGTGAACAAGCaccatgaaaaaaaaattaaagaactcAGTGCAGATACAAAATGAACTAGCATATCAATGTGCAATCACAATCATATTTGCATAAAGGATAACAGGATAACAAaggatttttctttttcatagcAGAACAATGTCTATGTTGTGCACTCTTAATAACCATGATAACTAGCAACAAGGTCAAATAACAATTTTGAGCATATGGCTAACAAAGCAGAGAATTCCTATCTATCCACCCACATTTTCAATCAGAACCAAAATTCAAACTTTAAGCAACATTAAAAAACTGAATGAGAGAGAAGCTGAGAAACCTTACATGCAAAGCTCTGACTTGAAGAGGCATTTTCTCCAGGATTTCCCTGAACAAAGTTTTAGCCTTACTCAACTCCCCCATTGTCTCATAACAGAGTGCCAGCAAAAGCTTCCACTCAACCTCATTCGGCTCCAAATCAATCAAACTCTCCACAAACTTCACTGCCTCATTACACTTCCCTCTCCTGATTTTCCCATACACAATCACCTTGAGAGCCTCAACGTTTCTGGAATCCTTCTCCAAAAGCTTCTCGTACATTTCCTCCTCCTCGCTTTTCCCTTCCATGGCTTCCATCTTCTCCTCCATTACCGAAGGCACTGCTGCTACTGCAAAAGCAGTGTTTTTGCTGAGACAACAAcccatgaagaagatgaacgaCCCAATTAGTAAAGATGCAATCTTTTGTGAAAGGAACTTGGGTAAACTCGTTTGAGGTCGGAAACGTGAAGTGGGTATGCCGGAAAAAGTGCATAGTGGCAGAAGGGTGGGGCGGATTGTGGCGGGTTGAAGCGAAATTGATGTGTGTTTGTTGCGGCTGTGAAATTGAATCCGTGGCTGTCGAAGTGGATTGAGGAACTTTGACTGGGATTGTGAGTAGGAGATGGGGAAGGTGGTGGTTGAGGTTGAAGCCATCTTGAGGTCCTCGCCGGAAAGATGTCACCGGTGGTGGTCGTCGGCGTTCATGACGGAAAGGTGCTTCATGCTCTCCTTAGCTTGTCACAGGaattgggtttaacaccccagCCCTTAGGcttcccgccccacttaaagtggggaaattaccggAAACCCTCCGGATTaatatcggtaaatgatttgctGATACGTATCGGTTTATCATTTCCCGATTCGTATTGATATAACAGCATCAGATAGGTTTTGAAACACATAATTTTCAAAgcccatttccctccccaaatcaCTCCCTCTCAAATCTCTTCCAAACTTGCGTTCCACCACTCCAAGCTTCGGTcccatcatcatcaaagcttcCTCAAAGCACCGGAACTcccattccattacattcaaaaggtaagtttgatttttattgattctctcacattgattgatgattagaggtagttgatggattattaggtgaatgttgaacactagggtagttgatta
This is a stretch of genomic DNA from Lotus japonicus ecotype B-129 chromosome 1, LjGifu_v1.2. It encodes these proteins:
- the LOC130711468 gene encoding protein SLOW GREEN 1, chloroplastic isoform X4; this encodes MASTSTTTFPISYSQSQSKFLNPLRQPRIQFHSRNKHTSISLQPATIRPTLLPLCTFSGIPTSRFRPQTSLPKFLSQKIASLLIGSFIFFMGCCLSKNTAFAVAAVPSVMEEKMEAMEGKSEEEEMYEKLLEKDSRNVEALKVIVYGKIRRGKCNEAVKFVESLIDLEPNEVEWKLLLALCYETMGELSKAKTLFREILEKMPLQVRALHGLAMVMHKNHEGPAVFEMLNKARELASNENRVTEERNIRILIAQMLVVQGNLEEGLKRFQDLIDENYRDFRPYFCQGIIYSLLDQKEEAARQFEIYQTLVPEEFPQRGFLDDIALTAQRTSREQFQKELGDQFSYRK
- the LOC130711468 gene encoding protein SLOW GREEN 1, chloroplastic isoform X3, whose protein sequence is MASTSTTTFPISYSQSQSKFLNPLRQPRIQFHSRNKHTSISLQPATIRPTLLPLCTFSGIPTSRFRPQTSLPKFLSQKIASLLIGSFIFFMGCCLSKNTAFAVAAVPSVMEEKMEAMEGKSEEEEMYEKLLEKDSRNVEALKVIVYGKIRRGKCNEAVKFVESLIDLEPNEVEWKLLLALCYETMGELSKAKTLFREILEKMPLQVRALHGLAMVMHKNHEGPAVFEMLNKARELASNENRVTEERNIRILIAQMLVVQGNLEEGLKRFQDLIDENYRDFRPYFCQGCSCSEIWGIIYSLLDQKEEAARQFEIYQTLVPEEFPQRGFLDDIALTAQRTSREQFQKELGDQFSYRKS
- the LOC130711468 gene encoding protein SLOW GREEN 1, chloroplastic isoform X1 — translated: MASTSTTTFPISYSQSQSKFLNPLRQPRIQFHSRNKHTSISLQPATIRPTLLPLCTFSGIPTSRFRPQTSLPKFLSQKIASLLIGSFIFFMGCCLSKNTAFAVAAVPSVMEEKMEAMEGKSEEEEMYEKLLEKDSRNVEALKVIVYGKIRRGKCNEAVKFVESLIDLEPNEVEWKLLLALCYETMGELSKAKTLFREILEKMPLQVRALHGLAMVMHKNHEGPAVFEMLNKARELASNENRVTEERNIRILIAQMLVVQGNLEEGLKRFQDLIDENYRDFRPYFCQGCSCSEIWGIIYSLLDQKEEAARQFEIYQTLVPEEFPQRGFLDDIALTAQRTSREQFQKELGDQFSYRKWSCTTLCGEVMPVQISWQSMEQSRLIPWCPGGY
- the LOC130711468 gene encoding protein SLOW GREEN 1, chloroplastic isoform X2, with the translated sequence MASTSTTTFPISYSQSQSKFLNPLRQPRIQFHSRNKHTSISLQPATIRPTLLPLCTFSGIPTSRFRPQTSLPKFLSQKIASLLIGSFIFFMGCCLSKNTAFAVAAVPSVMEEKMEAMEGKSEEEEMYEKLLEKDSRNVEALKVIVYGKIRRGKCNEAVKFVESLIDLEPNEVEWKLLLALCYETMGELSKAKTLFREILEKMPLQVRALHGLAMVMHKNHEGPAVFEMLNKARELASNENRVTEERNIRILIAQMLVVQGNLEEGLKRFQDLIDENYRDFRPYFCQGIIYSLLDQKEEAARQFEIYQTLVPEEFPQRGFLDDIALTAQRTSREQFQKELGDQFSYRKWSCTTLCGEVMPVQISWQSMEQSRLIPWCPGGY